In one Magallana gigas chromosome 9, xbMagGiga1.1, whole genome shotgun sequence genomic region, the following are encoded:
- the LOC117685366 gene encoding headcase protein, with protein sequence MPHHRHNKNHKGNKEDTNNNVQQNAPDRNANVRDAQNGHQFACCSPTACLFPDETIDTRDPGDAVRVYCNNDQCTLGNWMHGDCFIEWEDTVLAYLKSCGRARSWSEKQRLQNLWTKKGYDLAFKACDCKCSRGHLRKDLNYVPPPKPVDNVPKPKKKSKKKNDKPVAVVSNGKPGHSPSVNSNHGQSAPVNINHFNNLNNHNVTATSPTNGSNFTCSSSLPARSSPINTPLVNGFAHMRLRTNSCESAVSTGSSPPNSAGSTGSASPIPQSPVINGNFLFAKQQKPKFDCPPDATLQAGAYFRRRVDMSAFSILPKHKQNPYHIKMEEDSQGNDETRSFVLTHLSSYKVSALNCVLCKTVLPVFDRYPMIDGTFFLSPQAYGENVVQVISDGRLQFINAVCVGCLEGGSDIRCAACKKKWDGSTLLLGTMYSYDIFAAMPCCQKRLTCKHCRRAVVDVNTGLSFYSEYSRMIACPYCKAYDYHFIRPMSDTFVVKQPIWN encoded by the coding sequence ATGCCTCATCACAGACATAACAAAAATCATAAAGGAAATAAAGAAGATACGAATAATAACGTGCAACAGAATGCCCCAGATAGAAATGCCAACGTGCGTGATGCTCAAAATGGCCACCAGTTTGCCTGTTGTTCACCGACTGCATGTCTGTTTCCGGACGAGACCATAGACACAAGGGACCCTGGGGATGCGGTAAGAGTTTACTGCAACAATGACCAATGCACACTGGGTAACTGGATGCACGGAGATTGTTTCATTGAATGGGAGGATACCGTCTTGGCGTATCTAAAATCGTGCGGGCGTGCTCGAAGCTGGAGCGAAAAGCAGCGTCTACAGAATCTGTGGACCAAAAAGGGGTACGACCTTGCATTCAAGGCCTGCGATTGTAAGTGTAGCCGTGGACACCTGAGGAAGGATCTGAATTACGTGCCACCGCCCAAGCCTGTTGACAATGTACCGAAGCCAAAAAAGAAGAGCAAGAAGAAGAACGACAAACCAGTAGCTGTAGTAAGCAACGGAAAACCAGGCCACTCACCCAGCGTGAATTCGAACCATGGTCAGTCCGCGCCGGTCAATATAAACCACTTTAACAACCTAAATAACCATAATGTAACCGCAACCAGTCCAACCAATGGCAGCAACTTTACATGTAGCTCTAGTCTTCCAGCGAGGAGCAGCCCCATCAACACCCCCCTCGTAAACGGATTCGCGCACATGCGTTTACGTACCAACAGCTGCGAAAGCGCCGTCAGCACCGGCAGCTCGCCCCCGAATTCTGCAGGGTCCACTGGATCCGCCTCGCCTATACCACAGTCCCCTGTCATCAATGGCAACTTTTTGTTCGCCAAACAACAGAAACCCAAGTTCGACTGCCCACCTGACGCCACTCTCCAGGCCGGAGCCTATTTCCGGCGCCGCGTGGACATGTCAGCGTTCAGTATTCTACCAAAACATAAGCAGAATCCATACCATATAAAAATGGAGGAGGATAGTCAAGGCAACGACGAGACAAGGTCGTTTGTGCTAACCCATTTGAGCTCGTACAAAGTTAGCGCCCTCAACTGTGTGTTGTGCAAAACTGTCCTTCCAGTTTTCGACCGCTATCCAATGATCGACGGAACCTTCTTTTTGTCTCCGCAGGCTTACGGCGAAAACGTCGTTCAGGTGATTTCGGACGGACGCCTGCAGTTCATCAACGCCGTCTGCGTCGGATGTCTAGAGGGAGGCTCCGATATACGCTGCGCCGCCTGCAAGAAGAAATGGGACGGAAGCACGCTGTTGCTAGGCACCATGTATTCGTATGACATCTTCGCCGCCATGCCCTGCTGTCAGAAGCGATTGACGTGCAAGCACTGTAGACGCGCCGTCGTCGACGTCAATACCGGCCTGTCGTTCTACAGCGAATATAGCCGCATGATAGCGTGCCCCTACTGCAAGGCGTACGACTATCACTTCATACGACCCATGTCGGACACGTTCGTCGTCAAGCAGCCTATATGGAACTGA
- the LOC117692169 gene encoding cyclic GMP-AMP synthase-like receptor 2, translated as MMGTNMQFKPTESDDASGLSMLHFSYIIQNIIPLSVVDGHKIVEFDKAFEEKQEISAYEDITPVAVGSTSEGLNMPDLVEVTDKGSRSLQLSDLDILQVMNQFTITFDESKRHQLMITYDVRELFPWDFFALAETNNIHPGYARLYRPKSSLSDVYHDREMSLMNFALHHTDREEYVGMIQINGPALTIPVSASDRRINGKSLPLDKVLALPCQEWPPTANSFKERFKTNNWPWLKGDLMKRIIEGGCHIVPVHHRAVVGDKRRDEWRISFATSERLIAREALTDFQKQAYIAIKVLYHHKLKKLELLSSYHMKTVFFHVCERIHATHWRDNMGSCILYFLDILIKCVRKGNIPSFFIPENNLIDYLTEEELTTLEVELTEIRSKPLDQLLAFFDHKYVEEIGVKLDYTSIFSPVIYDMDFYCELRNFDLTLKEVLRPCSISIMVKYIKSENYKEAVRTAKHVHFLSRKCTSEKETLAKLVLSAVVEIEDSKAERCFLNYVTCQLKEDESFDCCKSYLKHLEQQPMTADKTYCCVM; from the coding sequence ATGATGGGCACTAACATGCAGTTCAAACCAACAGAATCAGATGATGCATCTGGCCTTTCAATGTTACATTTTTCATACATAATTCAAAACATAATACCGCTTTCTGTGGTGGATGGACACAAAATTGTTGAATTCGACAAAGCTTTTGAAGAGAAACAGGAGATCAGCGCGTATGAAGACATCACCCCTGTTGCAGTTGGTAGCACCTCAGAAGGTCTTAACATGCCAGACTTGGTTGAAGTAACCGATAAAGGCTCGCGATCTTTGCAGTTGTCAGACTTAGACATCTTGCAAGTGATGAATCAGTTCACTATTACATTTGATGAATCGAAAAGGCATCAATTGATGATCACTTATGATGTTAGAGAACTTTTTCCTTGGGATTTTTTCGCATTAGCAGAGACAAATAATATTCACCCAGGATACGCCCGGCTTTACCGACCTAAATCCTCTCTATCCGATGTATACCACGACCGAGAGATGTCTTTGatgaattttgcattgcatcataCAGACAGGGAGGAATATGTTGGCATGATTCAAATAAATGGTCCAGCATTGACCATACCAGTGTCCGCTTCTGACAGACGTATAAACGGAAAATCTTTACCATTAGACAAAGTACTTGCTTTGCCATGTCAAGAGTGGCCTCCAACAGCAAACTCTTTCaaagaaagatttaaaacaaataattggcCATGGCTTAAAGGAGATCTGATGAAAAGGATCATCGAAGGAGGCTGTCATATTGTCCCCGTTCATCACAGAGCAGTTGTTGGTGATAAACGGAGAGATGAATGGAGAATATCATTTGCGACATCTGAGCGGCTCATTGCTAGGGAAGCTTTGACGGATTTTCAGAAGCAAGCGTACATTGCTATCAAAGTTCTCTACCAccataaattaaagaaattagaATTGCTGTCgtcatatcacatgaaaacGGTCTTTTTTCATGTGTGTGAAAGGATACATGCGACGCATTGGAGAGATAATATGGGATCATGTATCCTATACTTTTTGGATATCTTGATAAAATGTGTTAGGAAAGGTAACATTCCTAGCTTTTTCATTCCTGAAAACAATCTAATTGATTATTTGACTGAAGAAGAACTTACCACTCTAGAGGTGGAATTGACTGAGATTCGATCTAAACCACTCGATCAATTATTGGCATTTTTTGACCATAAATATGTAGAGGAAATTGGTGTAAAATTAGATTATACATCTATATTTTCTCCTGTGATTTATGACATGGATTTCTATTGTGAACTTCGTAATTTTGATCTCACTCTAAAGGAGGTACTAAGACCATGTTCTATAAGTATTatggtaaaatatataaagagtGAAAATTACAAGGAGGCAGTAAGAACTGCAAAACATGTTCATTTTTTGTCAAGAAAATGTACTTCGGAAAAGGAAACGTTGGCCAAACTTGTCCTGTCTGCTGTCGTTGAAATCGAAGACAGTAAAGCAGAAAGGTGTTTTTTGAATTATGTGACTTGTCAACTCAAAGAGGATGAGAGCTTTGATTGCTGCAAAAGTTACTTAAAACACTTGGAGCAACAACCAATGACAGCGGACAAAACTTACTGTTGTGTGATGTAA